The sequence below is a genomic window from Hydractinia symbiolongicarpus strain clone_291-10 chromosome 10, HSymV2.1, whole genome shotgun sequence.
atatgttagtgatgaactcagatagtttatccggatggtgtgtacacataggtgaatatttatcatagcacatctgcATtttattctcaacagagaatgcttcactccaatcagacctctgatcatgatgagcgagtataatgcgtgtgagtcatattgaagaagaactactttgttcatcactaacatactgccaagcagtgagcaggattcgatccgcggttgCGGTTCAGAGTGAGAGTACAATGCGAGTGCGAGTAAAATAAATATGAGTAATCTTTTTATAAACGCTAGTACGCAATAAATAAACTACTCCCAAGTAAatctctaaaaatatatatcatgttaattttaattatatatcATGATATTATATATCATGATAATTTTAATTcaccattaatttttttttaatttagttgctctttataaattaaaaaatatatatatttgaaagttCAACTTTTCTCTCTTCTTTAAATGCTTTCGCTACTTTCGTTATATGgaatcacttccagcatgttcttttGCAAGCACGGAATCAGcatgatatctaattatagttatTGCCACATGTAGACTttgctttctgaatatttttaaacaaacattGCTGTATAACTCAGACAACAATCTGTATAATTTTATAATATAGTCATAGAAACAGGACGTAACAaagcttgttttctttttgtttttgggGGGATGTTTTAAGATCGAAGCAACAATAATAACAGTTTAACAGAgaaaaaatggaacaaaaatgAGCACACGCCATCCCACGCCACTGGAAATTATGCCGTGCGAACATTGCGCGGCTCAAAATAATTGAAAAGTATCAAGACGTGTGAAGCTCGCACGCTAGCATTTTTGTTCCTGACGAGGCCTGtacaccgtaaaaagtgcgggcgttatCGAGTGAGTttggcgttttaaaaaaatattcaagtattcgcccgaaaaaacccgcataaaCCCGAACAATGATCGAAAAAAGTGCCTTCTTCCCTCCTGTCTTCCGCACAGTATGCTACAAGGAATTACATTTCAGGAATGCTTCGGGCTACTTCAGGAAAGTGCAGGCAGTTTCAGCGAACAACCAtcaaatttaattcgaaaagtcgcccaaaCTCGTCCTTATATTTGCATCCGTTTGCGGTTTATCTCCACCCTCTTTATCATGAAAGGTAAGTTTCAACTCATGACATCAACTGAGAGAGACGACAGGGTGAATGCCTAAAATACCCAAACTATCCAAACACACAAAAATTTAGCTTAAAATACAATTTCCCAACAAAAGGAAACAAGTCTTGCACCAAATTGCTTGAAATAAAGAAATTGTTAGCAAGAGAAAAAAGGTTAAAGATTAAAGATAAAAGATGCCCATTTTTAGGGACAAGGGAAAAGGTTTAAAACCGATAGTTCAGAGATGGCCTATGGCCTATTGACAAACTTTTAGTTCGTTAGAAAAATTATTGCACAAAATAATCTAGCCATAGCTAACATTTTCACCGAGCAACCACACATCCGGAGAAGGCACTACACAGAAATTGAAATTGCCGGTTCGCGTTTCGTGAACTTGGAACATCGATAAATTCCTAGAATTTAGTGAATCGCCTAAGAATTTTGACGGGGGTCGTGTAAAAGTATTAGGTTGTGCAGTCTCAAGTCAAACATTAGactttttattaagaaaaagctgatttttaaataaaaaatatattttccttattttaAGTTAACTTTTAACTACTCAATATTTATATtcttataaattatatttaaactaAACAAGCTAAACACCCTAGCAGTATTAGTAACGCGAAAAGTGTGTACACTACAGACCATTGGTAAGTTCCAGGAGAGTGTCTGCAGACGAATTAAATTTGGTATTATGAAGAAAAATAAcgcataaataaaatatttctatcCCATACATTGTactatataatttattttatccTTTCGTGTATTTATTTTGAGCAGAAGGGTAAATCTTAAAAAGATGTACAAAAAATCTATTAACCTGATAAAAATTTACCTGACACGTCTGGtcagtcctttaaattaacatgATCCTTCGATCGTGATTTTTTTGCTGCGCTTGGCACAAAAAGTTATGGTGAACAAGCTGAAGATTTTAGCTggctaaaatattaaaatagatattttaacTATGGAAGTAGCAGCAAAATTTGAAATGGCGGCGGCCATAGACTTTGGAACAACCTACAGTGGTTATGGTTATTCATATCGTTACGACAAAGATAAAATTCACGTTAATTCGAACTGGTCAAGTGGCTCAGCGCTTTGGAAAGTCCCCACAGCTATTTTGTTTGACGATCAGCTGAAATTTATGGCGTTTGGCGAAGATGCAGAAAACAAGTATAGTGAATTTGCTGAAAGTGAAGAGGAGcacaaatattattattttcaccGCTTTAAGATGATGCTTTATAGTGAACAGGTAGATAATAATGgccactttctttttttttctttgtactgCACAATGGAGTTAGCTTAGGTTACAGCAACTATTTCCTATCCAAAACCGATAGTATTTACTTTTTGAGGTTGATAACTATTATGAGTTAACAATAACCAAATTGGTTTAATTTTGTAGGCAGCCAGGTCAGTGTCATTGTCTCCATATTGTAGCTAAGCTATAGATGAgttgcgaatgtttacaaaattctgTATATGAACACATGCATCCTGACAGGAAGGACCACATAGCCAAATTGaatttttatgctaatttaTAGCTTTTTAGgaataaaagtttgaaaatgaatTAGAATTGTTTTCTCTCAACTGTTATCTTCTCTGTTGAAgtgaagagggtgccgataagccgcaaacaccCGCATATATatgggcgagttcgggcgacttttcgaataaaattggcggttgccccccaaaaccgcccgcactttcccgagctcgcccggaacattcccgaaatgcaattccttgtaacaaaccatgcggaagttggttgggaagaaggcgctagaagagaaaggagttaataaagtttatatataagttacttagaaagtaaactttatcaaaaaccatcaaaaacagttcttttaagaacttcgctaccacatagtaagtttattttaatttttatagtttttatgaatCATATTAgtgtctattttttttttgtttttcaggcattgttcgggcctatgcgggttttttcgggcgaatacttgaatttttttcaaaacgccgaactcggccaaaaacgcctgcacctttttacggcgtatgcggcttatcggcaccttcGTTTGAAGTGCAGACATTACCAATTTAAGTGTCAGTTTTTTTCACACTTATTATCGATCTTTGTCAATATTATCGATCGTCACAgcctgttgtttatattttttgcctgtGCACATGCATGAGCATGTCTCTATTGTTCTCAATGCAAAATCACAACATTACTTCATGCCACAACtcatttatagctagctagctagctagctagctataactaattggcttttttaaaatgtttacattgtCTATAAACTGTGTGGCAGGTAAAAAGATGCTACGGCTTGCTGATAAGGGTCTCTTTAAGCCGATTTCCTCATTGAAACGTTGTTAAGGCTATAACCTATTTTCCAAGTGCGGGATACTTTGTGTTTATTCATATTCATATGATCATTGTCAGATCTATTGTCCTGTTGTAAATGATATTCCGATGTAAAACCCTTGGCTGTCCTGTTTGAAAACGGACCAGACGGTTTGTAAGTGGGTAAGTGCAGTAAAATACAAGCCGTATGTCCTGTTTGTAAACAGGAAACCACTTGTTTAGAAAAAATTGATGCTATCCTAGTTTAAAACGCTTTGGCCATGTTTGTGAGTCATATATGAGCCTTGATAATTAGTAGAATTTTTCTACCAAACAAAAATTGTGCATGTGTTACAAACATGTAAAGTGAATAATGCATCCTGATAAAAAGCGCTTAAAGGGAACtcaaggtacttttacaagttagaCTCGCCTAAAAGATTTGCATGAGAATTTCTaaataccgtattttccggtatataacccgcgggttataagttgatttttacaacTTCCATCATTGGTGCGGGTTATATTGTGGTGCcggttatgtgataagttttatatcttctgtcatttattgtgaaacttaaagtttatacatttaaTGTAGAAAATAGTACCCACGGGATTaaatgcgtacattaatataaccGCATGCAcgatcctatatctacgtaatcttacttcaactacgtgatttaatttttttttttacacagtgaaattgctttctttaactttctattgcttgccatTGTTAATATTACGAGCTCTCCCTGAaacatcatttttcttttgtgttgaatgtaattataatctatttatatctttgcaatcacattgagcacattgaaatgatttgctattGGTAATaaagcaatatagcaggtatcattttaaggtttaattgacacatatttcacaacctagtgcccaggacttaattattaattcctgtttaaaattttgaaaaagatataaatagataacaaaattctataaacattagaaaagaatgttccgcacatcgctgttacagacaatctgtgataattattatgttgtttatttttattctaaaaaaacttaaatatacataaaaaacagagattttactttaggtttataacctgatagaatagttttttatttgtttgtttgttcaattgCAGGAAGAGTTAttattggctgaaactaatgtttacaaattaaaagaaaacagcattgtcCGATTTGGTACTGCCGGCATTAGCAGAAGATCGACTTGTCAAattgattttaatttattattatttcgccaataagagacaaggaagttaagaatAAGAGAGTCGCTAGTTTAGACAGAATGTTTGGGGTTCAtgagtttaaacgtcccccacttgtctccagcatgaaaaaacagaacaGACGCACATGAgtataaaatgattagggtaagtaaaaatacactgaatttttttcttaacatgatgCAGGTTATGCAAAGGTGCTGGTTggtaaaacacattgattgaaattttatgcgggttatacgaatTTGCGAGCTATTTGATAGCATCTAGTTCCTAAgtccctaaaaaagctgagctgcgggttatacgatgtgcgggttatatactGGAAAATACAGTATtatactttttgttaaaattttgtgtaagtcCAGATATagattgaaaatttttattctggCTTCAGTCTTTTTTAGTGGCATTTAACCCTGCTAAGTAATGCACAAACAAATCATTCAGAGCTCTAACTACATCATTGAAAACAGTTTATCACCACTTGTAAAATTAAGTCATTGCAGAAAactctaaaatatatttaataaaataccACTTTTTCTGCATTAAACTTAAATATTTATGCATTAACTactttttatttaagtttttttccatATCACTTTTctctggtaaaaaaaatatttttaatttagaaggtaactaaaaacattttttattgagTTTAAAAATTACCTTAGCCAAATTTTTCCAACATGATTTAGAAACTGCCACAGTATTCTAATAAGTGCGAAAGTTGTGACGCCAGTTATTTGTCGACACTGTAAAAATGCTGAGTTATGAGGGTTTCGCTGGACATTAATGTAGTAGGTATGCTTTTGAAAGGTCTTATCATGGAGGTGCAGAACCAAACagcctggggacaaggttagcATACTCTAAATTCCAAACTGGTTTCCCCATATTTTTCAGATCTAAACGTTCTTAGGGCGAAACCAGCAGCGTTGATGTTTGCGTTACATATTGGAAAAATTTCATGagaaaacaaactttaattagACAGTAAATTCTGTCTTTTCCTGTACCATGGGATGAATTAAAGTAGTGTTCTTTTCTATtaagtttttcatatttttaaatatatatatccaTTTTCTGAACCACATAAGCAACCTAGTCTCCAAGTATtgttgggaacaaggttggcaaTACTCATTTGAGCATCATACCCCATGTTGACGGGTTATTGATCAGTGATTTTTACAACCTGTTTGTTGAAttaaattcttttcaatttgaaatttaagaaattatgcacacacctgctgctaatatattattttttttcattttttttgcttaGACGGCTAGTACACAGTACTGtgcaaaggtttgttaacatcgtggttcgtgtttatttcatgttacgcacgaaccacgatagcccacgatgcatatttttttaacaatggtggacctcacgatcatgtttcgtggactacacaaacaaaaattaaacattacaccGTGGTGTCCACGctagataacttctattgtaaaacaacaaagaccgtattagtttctcaattaaatcaaaaaccgacggcaaaaaaataaaggtaggtacataatagattttaatcgttcgtgaatcaaaatgcgatgtaaaaaaacatttctatcaccgcttttcgtttttaaacttttaaaatgggatctaaaaaaacatttctattggcgcagacaaatttaacttttctagacaaatgacatttcgtaaaaatacGATTGCGTCCATGACGAAAAGgtatacaccaagcaaaaactacgaatatgctttttttttaacttgataaaacctgaaacaaacaaattaactttaatgaaagacttttttgaaaagaaaaaaatttaaattatactggctataaaaatcgtggagctcACGAAAATAATCGTGGCACACACGATCCTTCATGGAGATAATAACATTAGCTTGGTGGTcacgatagaatgtttgaatTTTATTGTAGTTTGTGTGCACCATGCTCGTCACACGAAaacaatgttaacaaaccttttcacagtactgtatgtatcattttgaattatttttttaaagaaataaacacaTTTGTACAGGGatcaatttagaaaaatttttcagtttttttaactttgttgcaaaggtaaattaattgtttttggctatgaaagtcattaattaTAGCGAATGAAAGTCATTAGTTTGAGCGGTACATAAATATGATGTAACAGGGTCACGTACCACAAAAAAAGACTGGAGCTagtctgaaatttttaacaGACAAGAAGGCCAAGGTGGCAAGAAAAacgaagatttaaaaaatatatctggggttacatgaacttttaacaaaaagtgaatatGTCATTAAGAATTTTACATGAAAATCTTTCAggtaagtccaacttgtaaaagtaccttgggATCCCTTTAACTTGATATCTATATTTTTGGAGCAACCAAAAGCAACcaaaattttgttgacttttGGCCGTCAAACGTCGACACTATTGTGCCAATGAAAAACACTTTTCTAACAGGGTTTGTATTAGAAATATAAAGTCAGTTTGCAAAAGTTTTCTAACTGTAGAGAAGAAAACCTCCTTGCCATTGTTTAGGAGCAATGTGGGTCAACCATTATAGAAATAGGTGAAACAAATGATTGATAAAGAAATGGGATTTGCAACTTTAACATATCCTTCGTAGAATGATAAGCAAAGTGggcttttctttttgaaaattggAAATTGCGGCCTACTAATTCAACTACTACTCACTTTCTTTTGATCTCTTAGGACCCTTatgctttttattttgtatatactgACTGAATAATTGTAACTTAGTAACATTTTATATGCACTGACGATGGTTTTATACTGAAAagcttttgctttattttaacttgtttgtttttacttttttaacccATAAATCTATgttttatttgtcaaaattttaaaatatttatatagtgAAAAAATTGCACAATAACCGaaaattgcaaaagtttatctcaccccaattattatttaacgcaaaatagatttaaaagcttcattcgcgaaagtaaATCCCTAAAATTTTGCAGGTTTTTGCGAAACTTTCTCCCTGCAAAGAATTTAAATcctgaataaataataatttggcATGGTTACTAGAATTTATCTTagccaacaatttttttaaatagttaaaaatttgttcatAGTACTCTTGTGTATAAACATACTAActaaagaattttaaataaaataaataaaagtcaaGTGAACTGATGCAGCTATAGAACCACAGAGAAAAAATATATGAACATTGTTTGGGTCTACTTTAATCTATGGAAatgattttatgttttttatcggGATATTTACATTTCGTAAAAATGCATATTTATTTGGTAATTATTTTAAACCATTACAGAAGATATTTCTTTGAAAGAAGGTGTTAAATCAGTCATGTTGCAAAATATGAACACTTTGCTAAAGCAGACTACTGAAATTGGTAACCGTCACATGAAATTGCATGTGTTTAATTTTTAGAACGTTACTAGGGACCTACATTTGGTTGCAGCTAATGGGAAAACCATGAAAGCTATTGATGTGTTTAGTGGTGCGATTAGCTATTTAAAGAGTCATTTAATGAACTCAGTGAATGATCGCAATTCAGGAAACAGAATCACTGTTGATAAAATCCGCTGGGTGTTGACTGTACCAGCTATTTGGAGTGATGGTGCAAAGCAATTTATGAGAGAAGCAGCTGTAAAAGTGAGTAGCAAGAGAGTTCCTTGTGTGgctaatgataatgataattgATTAGTGCAAACAAATTTGAATATAAATGTGCAGATAAGGAAAATCTCTGACCTgagtgtatttttttatatatattttcttttttttattggtTTGTGAACTATACatacatatttttaacaaaaagaacAATAAATCCTAATGGaattaaaggggctacaaaacagctgttggttttcgactttagtgacttacacgaaagtcgagctgatggcggcgaaaaacaaacTGGCTATTTTTTCGGCATGTATGTAGTTTACAGACtcaaacatatagatatatctatatatatagatatatctagaattttattcttctccagccttggtcatgttttcatccagaatgagtttcgctaaaatatttctttgtaatttactttttgaaaaaaaatattgaacaaaatgcgtttgccggatttttaatatgtgcgcgggatatacaGAAAGTGAgaattttaaccggttcgtttCCCCTTCAAACACATTTTTGGATGTTGTAGCtaagttttaaattatgttttgttAACTTAGAATTTTAATCTTTGTGACTGGAAAAATATGCTTATTTCTCTCCTTTAATCTTGtgtgttttgatttttcttgTAGTTATAGTTGTCTATAATAGCAGAGAATTAATCCCAATAAAATGCATGTGTTCTTACTTGAATTTTATTGATAATCTTTTATGGGTTTTATCCATAAATtgaatttctttatatttagtGTGGTATACCAACAGATGCGTTAAGTATTGCATTGGAACCAGAGTGTGCTTCTCTGTATACCCAATCACTGAAAGATGCACAGATTGTTGATTTTGCAAAAGCGGGTACTAAATACATGGTGCTTGACAATGGAGGTACATgccttattttacatttttaatatgTGAGTAAGCCAACGTAAATGGATAAGGGCGTGAGAGTCCTTTATTTTACCATGCAAccatgtctttttttcttcaattaaATGAAGAAGCAAAAGTGTGAAAAATGTGAGCGCCAGTACATCTCTACAAGAATTCCAAAATTCTCGTATATCCCCACTTTACTATTATCTATAGTGAAAAGTTAAAAATCTAATATTTCAAGGGTAAAAAGggcacaaaattttaaattgaatacAATCAAAACGTTTATTCCTTATTAAGTATTCTTGACTAAATTTTTGATTTAGGAATTTTTGTTGGCtgcaataattatttttgtttttgtaggaGGAACCATCGACGTCACAGTTCACCAAATCTTAGGAAGCGGTGGCGTTAAAGAGTTATACAAGGCTACTGGCGGTGCATGGGGCGGTACCAAAGTTGATATTTTATTTGAAGAATATTTGACCACAATGTTTTCGAAGCGAGTCATTGACAAAGTTAAGAAAGATTTTCCCTCTGATTGGGTTGATATGATGCGAGACTTTGAGAAAATAAAACGTAGCATTAATCGCGAGAACGCTAATGACTTCGTTCTCTTCTTTTTGAAACCGTCCGTACGTGAAGTATATCAAGATCTGATTGGTGTAAACCTGGTCGAAGCTTTCCGAAACAATATTAGCAGTCGTGGCGCATCAATGAGAGGTTCGAGTAGGTTGCAGATTCCAAGGCGTAATATAACAGAAATGATTGAGAACGTTTCGAAAACAGTAAAAGGTCATGCTTCATTCCTGCTACAACAGCCGGAAGTAAGAGGGTTAGACTTTATCAACATGGTGGGAGGATTTTCAAACTCGAAAATATTAGTAGATCAAATCAAGTCGCTCGTAGGCAGGATACCAGTGATTGTGCCAGAGGAGGCCGAGCTAGCAGTCGTTAAAGGCGCCGTCATTTTCGGATGGAAACCTAATTATATAACTAGCCGTCGTAGCAAAAAAACATACGGCATTTCCATGGTTTCGGACTTCAAAGCGTCTGTCGATCCCTTAAGGCTTAAGTTTCTGGACGACGATGGTGTCGTGAAATGCAAAATGATTTTTGACAGATTAGTTTCAGTTAACCAGGATATCGGTGTCGGTCAGAAAGTAAGTCGTAACTATTTCCCAGTTTACAACAACCAATCAGAAATGAACATTGTTTTGTATGCCAGCGATAACGGCAATGTTAGATACTGTGACGAAGAAGGCGTGATAAAAGTCGGTTGTTTAGTCGTTCCAATGCCCGATGCAAAAGGCAACAAAAATCGAAAAGTAGCAGTTGATGTACAGTTTGGTAATACGGAATTCCGAGTGGACGGACGTGACCTTACGAGCGGGAAGATCGTGAACGCTAGTTACGATTTCTTATTAAATTATTAGAATGATGAATGACGACTACGCTAAATCAAACTTTTTCGATAATGTGTTCGCATAGTGCATTTTATGCTTCATATCCAATGGAAAGGACTTTTGCTTGTCAAATTTTGCAGCGAGAATTATTACTTCAACATACGAACGAACAGGAGCTATATGTCAATTTATAACTTCCTTTAAAGAGCTTATTGTGCTTTGATCGACAGTTTTATTGGTTGAACTTCTAAAGTTCGGAAGCTTCGACcacagtttttgaaattgtctcaagGTTTCCATAGAACCTGGACAATGTTTCGAAAGAGTATATTTTCTCAGAAGCAGCCATTGTGTTGTTTTTGGTGTTCTTCTTCACTGTTTCAAGTAAAGTTATCTAATAGAATTTCGTTGATAGGTTAGGGAAGAGTTAATGTTCTGTCAGGAAAAATCTTTACATTAACGTGATTTTAATTTGAGTAGGCTGCATACAAGtcgatttttttcatttaaacctCCTTTGTGAACGAGTGTCACCATTTACTGCACCTTTAAATTGACCACAAAGTAAGATGGCAGGACATTCTCGACTAATTAAATTGCAAAAATGATTTCGGGCTCATTGTGGTaatatatttctttctttcaaATTTAAGCCTGTGTGAGAACTGCTTATCAGTTAATGTAGTAAAATGTTCATAATTCCAATTGTTGATAGACACCCTTTGTTGTTAAAATGTTATGGCTGttaatgtaaatatatttttgaaatataaaCATGCATTTTTTGTTGAAGCGCTTTATCATAGTTTTTAAATGTACGCATGTTCTATCGACTCCATACGTTGCATACACTAAGTATTGGCAAAATTGTAATTTGATTTGTACGAGTTTGTGTTTGTATATATGTCATatctaaatatattttactttatCGACAAAATTGTGGATATATTCAGGTATCGACCGCAATGTATCGACTAAGCTCCTTGCGAGAATTTGCGCTTATGTTTACACCTCGCTTGAAGCATGCTGCGGTGGTTTTGGATGTTTCCACACTAACAAAACTTTATTTAGCACAACAAGTCATCATCATATGGGTTGTTGCTATAATCTAGTCGCGCGAAATAGTTGACACTTAAATGAATACAcgtttgtttttttcataaaaaaacatgtgaaaaaATTTGTTAGGGATCTTAATAAAAAGTGAATGTACGCCTAAAGCATGATTTCATAAGAAAACAAAGACGTGTATTGTAAACAAATGATATGCTAGGTACAACATAACAAGATGACTGTATGTTTATTTGTCACACTGCGAAATATATCTACTTGTAATTATAAAACACGATGGATGAGATTTTCATGTTTTCTTATGTTTATGATGTGCAGAGAGTACATCACAAACTTATTAAATAAAGACTGGCGAAGTTGATATTTccctataaaatttaaattgattaattttcgcaaatgtcGCAAATTTTATGCATATTCGCGAATATTTGTCTGCGCGGAAATTCCTGAAAAGATCAACTCGCAACAATTATTCTTCCCAAAAAATCTTATAATGATTTATTTagcaaaaacatcaaaaatatcgcgaaatgtctcgtgaaaattaatcttcgcgaaatgcattttttattttacctggTAAAAATAGCATTCGCGAAAATAACTTAAGGtatttgtttacaaataaaCTGCAAACGTGAGGGAGATGTTTCCACTTGGACAAGTTATATGTAGTAAAAGTTCGTGTCCCGCAGGAGGTGAATCTCCCCGGCCTTCTTTCAAACAAAATCTTGCGCTCTTCCTTTAATAGTTTGTTGCGATCACGATGAAATTTAGAAAAGAGAGTTTGAAGTTTGCCCAATGTTCTAGTTTTTGGAATAAATTAGCCGCAATTCTCAGGAACAAGAAAGCTAAGATAACAAGGTCAATAAGacgaaagaagaaaaaacgctttttttaaataaaccaatCCAATCATCAAGCCAAGGTTTGTGGACCTTCTTATATgggattttttaaaactgctatGACTTATTACCTTAATCGCGCCCGATATAATTTGTGTATCTCTACACGAATCTAAAATATTATGGTGGATAAACTACATTCAGGGCATCAAACGCCAATGTCATACGTTGGCACTTTAAATCTCCGGCCTGGCCATTAGCAA
It includes:
- the LOC130612057 gene encoding heat shock 70 kDa protein 12A-like, whose amino-acid sequence is MEVAAKFEMAAAIDFGTTYSGYGYSYRYDKDKIHVNSNWSSGSALWKVPTAILFDDQLKFMAFGEDAENKYSEFAESEEEHKYYYFHRFKMMLYSEQNVTRDLHLVAANGKTMKAIDVFSGAISYLKSHLMNSVNDRNSGNRITVDKIRWVLTVPAIWSDGAKQFMREAAVKCGIPTDALSIALEPECASLYTQSLKDAQIVDFAKAGTKYMVLDNGGGTIDVTVHQILGSGGVKELYKATGGAWGGTKVDILFEEYLTTMFSKRVIDKVKKDFPSDWVDMMRDFEKIKRSINRENANDFVLFFLKPSVREVYQDLIGVNLVEAFRNNISSRGASMRGSSRLQIPRRNITEMIENVSKTVKGHASFLLQQPEVRGLDFINMVGGFSNSKILVDQIKSLVGRIPVIVPEEAELAVVKGAVIFGWKPNYITSRRSKKTYGISMVSDFKASVDPLRLKFLDDDGVVKCKMIFDRLVSVNQDIGVGQKVSRNYFPVYNNQSEMNIVLYASDNGNVRYCDEEGVIKVGCLVVPMPDAKGNKNRKVAVDVQFGNTEFRVDGRDLTSGKIVNASYDFLLNY